One genomic segment of Sminthopsis crassicaudata isolate SCR6 chromosome 2, ASM4859323v1, whole genome shotgun sequence includes these proteins:
- the LOC141553015 gene encoding monocarboxylate transporter 9-like, with translation MGLKKPPDGGWGWVIVVASFFTQFLCYGSPLAVGVLYLQWLDLFREGKGKTAWVGSLANGVGLILSPICSLCVSSFGARPVTIFSGFMVAGGLMISAYAPNIYFLFFSYGVVVGLGCGLLYTAAVTITCQYFDKRRGLALGLVSTGSSVGLFIYAALQLELLELYGLDGCLLIVGALALNILPCGTLMRPLNFSNPSPPEKEPAQYSICIEKEKSLEENISILEKGYSEEKFVRPLTMSASKQETPLPEKESATVQSKETIKHNYVTGIVLGAEETKQEMRLEAYNQPGTFKGKAMEVRPVGNELDQKEKYEE, from the exons ATGGGATTAAAAAAGCCTCCGGATGGTGGATGGGGCTGGGTGATTGTCGTGGCCTCCTTCTTCACTCAGTTTCTGTGCTATGGGTCCCCCCTGGCTGTTGGAGTCTTATACCTCCAGTGGCTGGATCTCTTCcgtgaagggaaaggaaagactGCCTGGGTTGGATCCCTCGCTAATGGAGTCGGCTTGATTTTAA GTCCCATATGTAGCCTCTGTGTTTCATCCTTCGGTGCAAGACCCGTCACGATTTTCAGTGGCTTCATGGTGGCGGGCGGCCTTATGATCAGCGCCTACGCCCCAAACATttactttctgtttttttcctacgGAGTTGTTGTTG GCCTTGGGTGTGGTTTATTATACACTGCAGCAGTGACCATCACATGCCAGTATTTTGATAAGCGTCGAGGTCTTGCACTTGGCCTGGTTTCAACAG gaTCCAGTGTTGGGCTTTTTATATATGCTGCACTTCAGCTCGAACTGCTCGAACTATACGGATTAGATGGATGTCTGCTCATTGTGGGCGCCTTGGCACTAAATATATTACCCTGTGGCACTTTGATGAGACCCCTGAACTTCTCTAACCCCTCTCCGCCAGAAAAAGAACCCGCCCAATATTCTATATGCATCGAGAAAGAAAAGTCCCTGGAGGAGAACATTAGCATTCTGGAAAAAGGCTACAGTGAAGAAAAATTTGTGAGACCTTTGACCATGAGTGCTTCCAAACAGGAGACCCCATTGCCTGAGAAGGAGTCAGCCACAGTGCAATCAAAAGAAA CTATTAAACATAACTACGTGACAGGCATCGTGCTAGGTGCTGAGGAGACGAAGCAAGAAATGAGGCTGGAAGCCTATAATCAGCCAGGAACATTCAAAGGCAAGGCCATGGAAGTCAGGCCAGTTGGCAACGAGTTggaccaaaaggaaaaatacGAAGAATGA